The DNA region CAAACTTTTATATGCTCATAGTCAACTCACATGTCATTGCCCTCTTGGAGACCCATAGCAGCTTCCAAGGGAAGACCTTTTTGAGTGGCAATTCGGAACCAGTTCTTTGTGTTGCTCTTCTCAGTGCTCGTGAAGGCTCTACTCCAAAAGCGTCTTATGTTGCATCGGGCAATTATTCTGGTCAGTCATTCTTGAGCAGTTGTGGGTGCTCATAATCCTTTATGGGTATCTGAACTGCAGACATTTGTGCCGTAACTTCTTAGCTCTTGGCCTAGATGACGGACTCTAtagttataaattaaatataaaccCCTATAGTTAGAAAGTTTGCGACCAAGTATATTTGCTAGAAGTCCTTCTTCGAATTTGTATAACGTAAGAGTGGCTGTATCTGTTCACTGCTTACCGAACCATTCGTGCCCCTTCCTCCCCCGAGTCACTCCGAGTCGTTCAGGTCCCATGATCTATCTAGTTTTTCTTGATGGCTTCTGGGTTCTGTGCTTTGGCCTCCAGAGAGATTTAAATAATAGGGGATTTAGAAGTTGGGGTTGCATTGTTGGCTTAAATCTTTAGTTGGGGTTCGGTGAATTTAGGTCGGAGTTGCATGTACAACATTTAGATCGGTTGCTATAGAGTTCCTAGGGCAGGTCTCTGATGGGTGCGATAGGGATATACTGAGTGGGATTAGAATTGAAGGAGATTGATTCCCATGCCAAAAATTTGCCGGAGTACCACATCTCGAGACGAAAGGATCCAATCCTTGTTTCTTCAAAACGGTGCAATTCAGCAGTCGTTTTGGGCTTGGAGGGAGCTTTTGTTATTTGATGTCATAGGGAAGGATCAAACCATCCTAAAGAGATATTTACGGTTCAAGAAAGCTTTATATGGTATAGGGGacttaaaaaattagtaaaagTTTATCCTAAACTCATCGAGTTGGATTGGTCCTTTATTTGCGAATTGTATTGCATCTAAATCAGCATGGGTTCCATACATTAATCTAACGGTCAGTGGGGCGATTCTTTCCATATTAATCTAACGGTTTTGAGGTGAGCGACcggtaaaattttttaaagctTCGACTCCGGAAAATGGGTTAAGGGGACCTTGAGACCGGCCCAGTGGGCTTTGCATTTTTCATTCCCTCTTTTTCCCCTTCCCACTCCTTATGCGTCCCGATCAATGTGGCATTTATCAACAATTTTTCAGCAGATAATCTCAGGTCCACGTGGCGTGATCCCATTAGCTGGTTCCCCTAATCCTTCCGATTCAGATAATGTATGCGCATGCACGTCACACATATTCCCAATTTCCCACATCcaatgggaaaaaaatatcTGTAATCCGCAGACACTGTATGTGTATGCGTTGCGAAAGAGATGGGCAGTGGGGCGCTCATGACATGTTAGCCTCTTGATCTCCGTCTCCTCCTCTTGCTCGAAATCCTTCCTTAATCCCCCGATGGCTCCGACCCTCACCTCCTCCAACTCCTTCCTCCTTAGACCGACCCCTCTGTCGAGGGCCACTGCCCTCCGGACCCCGAGGCTCACTGTATTCGCCAATAAGGCTGATGATGATGCCCCTCCTTCTGGCGGCTTCAGTCCATTCGGCAACTTTAACTTTGGTAAGATCCCCGACGTCAAGTCCCTGGTCCCTGTGGTGAGCGGGGGCCGGACATCCCCCGGGTTGTCTTTTGGTAACTTGAGGAGGAAGGACCCCGGCACCGTGTTTGTTGCTGGGGCGTCCGGGCAGGCGGGCatccgcattgcccagaagcTCCTCAGGGAGGGGTTCAGCGTAAGGGCTGGCGTGCCTGAGCTCTCTGCTGCTCAGGAGCTGGCTCAGCTTGCCGCTACATACAAGGTCAGGATCGAATCTATTCTATTCTAAAGTACCATAATCCAGATAGAGTCATGTAATTAGATATATGTCAAGTACTAGGAGTAGTACTTACCAGTAGGGAGACACGAAATGTTCAGATTATGAATGCCATGGTTAATTTAGTTATCGGTATGGACGCTGGACTGATGCGGTGAGAAGTATCAAAATGTGTAGCGTCTTGAGATGTTCGCGTTCCATGAACTTACATTTGATTTATATATCTGTAGATAATATCGAATGAGGAGTCAAAACGCCTCAATGCGGTGGAATCCGCGTTCGGAGATGCCGAGTCAATTGCCAAGGCCATCGGAAACGCTAGCAAGGTGGTGGTCACCATTGGCCCCACGGAATACGGCCCATCTGCCGAGGTCAACCCATTTGACGCCCTCAGCGTGGTTGAGGGTGCAAAGCTTGCCGGTGTCGGCCATGTTGCGATAATCTACGATGGCGGCACCGGCGGCTCCACCTACAATGTCCTCGATGGCATCTCCTCCTTCTTCAACAACCTCTTCGCACGGACCCAGACCCTGACATTTGCCGAGTTCCTGGAGAAGGTCGTGGAAGCCGACGTTAGCTACACGCTGATCAAGACGAAGCTGACAGAGGATTACTCCGAGGAGAGTGAGTACGCCGTCGTCGTTGCGAACGAGGGTAGCAGCAACAGCAGTGCGAACGACTACAAAGTAATGTAATGTATGCAAATAGAATCTTTGATTTTCCAATGCCTAATTTAATCGTAAATTAGAATGATTAgagataattaaattaatttattttctctatttattttaaatgtcATGTTAGGTTGCAAAGTCGCAGATAGCAGCACTAGTGGCGGATGTTTTCTCCAACACCGCTGTGGCAGAAAATAAGGTATCGTAAGTTTGGAATACGCTGCTGTATAAGTAATCGTGTCGGTTTTTGGTTTTCAGAGTACTAAGAGTAAACCTCGGAACCAAGTGATCCTAAGTAACTGATTTATATCCGAtggatttattttttgaaaatgcaATCAATTGAGAAGCTGCAAAATGCAGGTGGTAGAAGTTTTTACAGATCCATCAGCATCGTCGAAGCCCATGGCTGAGCTTTTCGGGTACTTCCTTTGCGTTTTCGGCTTATATTACTGCGAAAATTGATACCGTCTTCTAACTGTTATTTACGTCTGCCATTTTTCATTATGAATAAATATAGTGCCATTCCTGAAGATGGGAGAAGGAAGGCCTATGCGGAAGCCCTTGCGAAAGCCAAAGCAGAGGAGGAAGCACAGCTAGCggctgagaaagctcgggtgGCTGCCGAAGCGGCAAAGAAGCTGGAGGAAGAGGTGAAGAGGCTGTCTCAGCAGGAAGCTGTTGCTTCCGATCTGGCTGAGGAGGCCCGTGAGAAGGCGGACGCAGCAGGTATCTCAATGGAGAGCATATTTAACAAGGCTAAGGACTTCGGGTCGGGCCTGTCTCTCGAGAAATTCGGGTCTCAGATAGCGAATGCTGGGCAGAAGCCCGTTGAGAAGCCGGAGGTCCAGATCGCCACCGTCAGGGGACAGGCCAAGGCGCGGAACCTGCCAGCCTTGAGGGCAGTGGTCAAGAAGGCCGTCCCCACCGGCTCTGGCACGGTCATGGTTGGCCCCCCAGCTCCGAAGCCGAAACCGAAGCCAACTCTGGAGCCGACTGGTAGTAGACGGAAGGAGGAGCCCAAGAAGGAAGTGAGGAAGGTGTTTGGTGGGCTCTTCCAGCAAGAGACCATATACGTAGATGACGATTGAGCCCAGTCATAATATTTCTAAGGACCATAATGCTATGTTGTACGTACGTAACGTAACTgctgaattaaaaaaaaaaaacaaaatctaCGATTAATAAAATCCATTGGAAAATCAACACCATGCAATTCGGGATTAAACATCTATCACTAGAAGAAATACGATCTTTCCCGACACACTAGAAGACGCTTCCCGACGCACTTCTGCATCGGGAAAATCTTTCTTGATGCACATCTTGACACAATAGATGCAGATGACCTTTCGGTGATTTTTGGCTGATGCATATTTGATATGTACTCATacaaaaagttgaaaaattcGATTTTTCTTGTAATGTATATGATGTTGAACAACTAATTATTTTCGTTATCGATCGGCTTcaattgttatatttcttataattcCAGCTTATTTCAATAAAGTTCACTTGCAAGTCTGAAGTAACAGGTCCTTTCAACAAAAGATCCaattaaattagaaattattACATCTTACTAgttaataattttcattttttttactattagaaaattaaacaTATGCATGCATCGACAAAACtataataatctatatatgtagAGAGGGCAACCACATATTACCGgattattttgtttcatttgcaTGAGATTCGTctaaactaataaaaaaattccgGAGAATTTTTCTTCATGATATTGTTCCcatctatataaaataataaaagacgGGACTTGACATAGGGAAGCGTTGTGTAAGGCGAATGAAACTTTTCGTCGCCCGACCTTTCACGTTCCACCAATAAAAATGTGATATGTGACGGAATATAGTGTTGCCATGGCTTTTAAAATCGAAAAGACATGTACTTATGGAATACAATAAgactaaaatataataaattagctaaattgaataatattatattacaatTCGCTAGCTAAAATCTTTTCCAAgagaaatgaataatattgCGATGTCAAAGACTATAGTTGCTCTGATACGGGCAAGTTAGTGGGATCGCTCTATAAATATAACCTGAGAGTGTGAGTCATTCTTCCTGATTGTGGGAACAATTTCATCCATCAATTGAGATCGTATTAGTACTTTTCGACTATAGAGCTTGTAAATAAGGTTTTCCTTTACGGATCGTACGATTAAAATGGTTTTTGTATATTTACTGAGAAATGAATATCAAAGTGATTTCACAATTTTCTATGATTACGTTGATTATGTTGGTCAGGAATTACCTCACGTGAATGTGAAAAACATAATTCAACCTATGCAATTTAGGATTGGATTTACTTggaggagaaaaaaaagaaacttttaaattgaagaagaaaaaatatctCTCTTTGGCCGTGTATACTTTGAAAATTTCTTaaactaaaatattaaaattaataagaaaattcgATTGGTCAAAATACACCTCGCTAGCCCGGGTTCGTCCAGTTTATTATAATTTAGCTGTATTTTGCTGGAAACAGGAAGAGCGAAACCATTTGTTGATAATAAATTGCTAGATTTGAACAAatctttcaatttaatttattataaaatcgCGAAAGTGCTTTCTTAATTAAGACAGCAAACTAATTATAATACATTAATCTCGATTGATAGTGCCCAACTTGAATGAGAGAGACGGCAATATAAACTTACACGAACGTGGAGACAAAAGACAGAGAAATAAACTGAATTGACATAAAACAAATTTGACAATCAACTGACAAAATTCACACTCGCTTATTTATCAAACAAAATCAAAAGTTCTTATTTATTGTTCATAGAAAACATCGGAccctttaattaattatggaaGGAGTCATTCAATATGTCATGTTACCATTCACATAAATTACCTCACGATCCAAAcgttttaaattattgttaatGAATAAGTAATAAAACATACCATatttaaaataagtaaatacaatatttaattaattgtggGAACTTTATCCCTTAATGAACATACCCAATTCGACCGGATTGCTTGGGGTCCAATTTGGACTTCCGGATACCATAATTCacacgaaaaaaaaagtaataaaacaTACCTTATTTAAAATGAAgatattcatttttttgttaatggGAGTACAACTAAAATAGGTTGTATGGTAAAACAGTAAAGCAGTTATCGCGGAGTGATTCTCGCTCCCAAATTAGGAAGGTTCCAATACCTTAGGTTGGGCATTCGCGGTCGCACCGTAGAATTCCTGCCATGatatttatatgaaatatctaataatataatatacatcTCCCCgtttagaaattttaaaagatagtGTTCATCTTCCTTGTGTTTTTGCTCATCTAAAATTAGTTAAAATTGAGGAAGTGAATTTGATACAGTAACGCAAGTTGCCATTCAAAAATCATGAAGTTTCAGATTTGATTGTTACCAGTGAAACTTTCGTTCCCCTTTATTTAACTTTGTTATTTCGATCTTGTACTAATTAGGCATAAGCCTCCcttataatgaaaaaattaatcaaaaatgATCATATGTCTTTCATTTTCGGGGTTCCAACCGTTGATTTTTGCCTTATATGTTcttcataattaatttatccaatatatatcaataacCAAACATACGCATGCTACGATATCTACATAGATGTACTTCTGTGAGCAATTTCTGCTAGTTGGTCATCAACATGCATATTTGATCGACTCAAAGGTTGCACTTTGGTAAGCAAAAAACATCGTTTGACACGACATTAATCAACACAAAGTTAAAAGCTCGTCTCAATAATGAATATGAAACACACCACCAAAATTCATGAAGGGAGAGATCAATGATGGACCTTATTATGCAATCTACGGTATAATGATAGAAATTAATGCTCatgtttcatttatttttggatAGGTGTGAAATTAATGCTAATGTTTCATTTTGTATATACATCACTCATGTTAATTAACATGATCCTCATTACGTGCAAAGTGTTTATTTATACTATACACACGACATATAAGAATGACGCATAGATAATGTGTCTTATGTCGGGCCGCAACTATATGTCAAGATGCCCCAATGAAGGATCATAAACGTTCGATTGATGTTATCTAGCTCGATAGTGAACCTTCTGAGTCATGCAAGTGTAGCACTCCATTTGTCGCGATTAGTTCAATAGCTCAAGAACAGATCAGAATCTGGTTTCTGGGATATGTAAATTTATGACCACTTCATGAACCCTAACCCTAGCAAGGAAAGAGCAGCAAACAGTTCAACTACTAAATCATCTCTTCTAAATCATCTCTTCAATGCTTCCCTAACTGCATCTTTGATCGAAATTGAACAGCTATGAAAACAATACTGCTGAGAATATATTCAACTGGAGATagatagatacatatatatatatatatgtatagtaaAAAATCGTATATAAATCTGCAGGGTATATGCAAACTTAACCAATTAAAGAATCGATACTGTTTTTCTTTCACACCAAAAAGCAATATATGCACAAACCAACCTATGAGTTCTGTATTTGAATTTAATTTCTCACGcaagataataattaagaagCAAACTGCAATGTATGCAGTAATACACGCAAATGAACACAGTTACAAGACATATTTACGGATAAAATACTAATGCGTCAATATAGAGAATACCGCACACTTCTAAGTAATTTCAAAAGAACTTTTTGGTACCCCGTGATGGAGATGATCCCAGCCTGAGCTCAAGATCGACCTCAGTAGAGCCCGAGTCGTCTCCATGTCTCAACGATTGATCACCTTCACCCTTCTCGGCATCATTCTCTGGTAATAAAACTCGAGTATCTGGTTCTTGATCTTCACTTTTTGGAACTTGATCTTCAAAATAAACAGCTGGCAGTTCCCTATATTCGCGATGATCGACATTAAAGCTGTCGCCATGACTATCCTCCTGTCGATGGAGAAACCGAGGCCAATTAAATGATTTGTCCGTCTCGGGATCATTGATCTTAGGGGCCATGGACAGCAAGGGCTGGGTTTGCTTCGAAGCAATATCAATACTTGGAGAGAAATACAAGGAGGGCAACCTTGGAATGTCCACCGACTGACTGAAGCCGAGCTGGGCTTCGCTGCTCAGTTTCGAGCTCGTGGTGGCTGCCAGCTGTTTGAGTTTGGCCTTGTCCTTTCGGTGGATATTCATGTGCCCTCCTAGGGCTTGAGCATTAGAGAAACCTCTCTTGCAAAAGATGCACTCGTATGACCTAGCTTGGGGGCTTGGCCCTGTGGTTCCTCCTTGCTCATTTGCCGTCTGATCGGAATCTTCTGCACCAGATGGAGATTGATCGGCACTCTCCATTTACATGTGCGTGATTGACTTCAGATCGTTCGTCTGGAGAAGGAGAGACAGAGAGGGATAGATGCCGAATCGATTAGCAAGAGAGAGTTTGGTTCTTGCTGTCTGAAAGTGATATGCTTATTGCTTCGGCTTCtaatttcatattaaaaatcTTCATCAAACTTATAGTAAATAGGATGATTCTGGTGTGGGGCCCCGCCGGAAGCTTATACAAAGAATTATACTGCAAAAAAATTTCGATTATGTTTTACGTATCTATACAATTTACACAAAGTATTTGCATTCGCaaaaaatataacatataaCTTCCCGATGACATACCTCTACTAAATCAATTCTTGAAGtatccaccaaaaaaaaaaactcgaagTACAATTTCTAGATGTTCTTGTGCAAATATATTTTGCAATGGCCGCCCTAGTCCTGTGTGACAGTCCATCATGAGTTcatataaatacatacatatatatatatatgtgtgtgtgtttatGTGTGTCTATACCTTAACAATTGCCAACCTCTGAATTTGCTGGAGATTTTGAGGACACAACCTATATATTGTCCTTTCCTGATGAGCTCTCTCAGTCTCCTTCCTAATTTTCATTataggaaaatattttttcagtaATAATATTACCGTCTTTGTTTGTACGGAAATGCCAGAATtagtaaaatttaataataaaaaaatatagaatgaATTGTTTAACAAGAAAAATTAGCGCTAACCTTGTTGTTCATAgtcgttttctttttctttaccGGGCTATCGCCCCGTCAaactatcgaaaaaaaagagctCCAACCTTAAAATCCCTCCACGTGGAAGTCACCCGACAAAGGTGGTCTTCCCTCCAATAAGAACGTCGGTCCAGGTCCAAGTCCAAGTCCAACTGAATGGGTCGGAAAAGACAAGATCTTCCGACAGCCTCCGACTCCTGGCCGAAACTAAATTAATGCCATTCAACTCTCCGTCTAATTACAGAAACGCCACAGCCTGGCACTCCACCCCACTCCGTGGTGCCGAGTCGCCGCCGGAGGCGAGCCGCCACTCCTTCACTCTTTTGCTCGGACATGTCTCAAATAGCTGCCCTGCATTCTTTCCGACCAACTGTTAGTCCCTCCTCTCTCCACGTCCGGTCATCCCGGCATTCTGTGAGAATCCGAAGCCAGAGCGCTTCTGCTTCGTCTTCCTCCTCAACCTGCTCAAGAGATGGCGACAGATGGTCCCTCCACGGAAAGACGGCCCTCGTCACCGGTGGTACTCGGGGCATCGGGTACGTCTTGCAACTCAACTACCCTCTTACTCCGATCTGTAAAGTTTGAAACTTTGCCATGCTCTCGTTGCTTTCGGGAACGTCCATGGGGCAGCTGTGCGTTGATTAGGTCTTTGTGTGATGTTGGGATTTTCTGTTCAGTCGGGCGATTGTGGAGGAGCTGGCAGGGTTCGGCGCAAGAGTCCATACTTGTTCGCGGAGTGACACTGAGCTGAACAGGTGCTTGAGGGAATGGGGCAGTGAGGGTCTCGCAGTGACTGGGTCCATCTGTGACGCGTCGGTTCGGGATGAGAGGTTGGAGCTGATCGAGACTGTGTCATCCTTCTTCGGCGGGAAGCTAAATATTCTTGTGAGGACCCTTCTTGAGTTTCTCTTTAATTAGGCCATTTGCTTATGTTAAAATCTCAACTTTTTATAGCTTCTCTTCTAGTTAGTGCTGAAGATTAACTCATTGTTTGCAAGTTTATACCTTCTTAAGACTAGTAAGCTGGAACTTATCATATAAAGCCCTTAGTTTGTTTGGAGATATAGCGATCCCATTTGCTCACTTTCTTCTGATTTTGTATGTCCATACCGCAGATTTTTTTGTGCCCTTGTTTAAGCTCATTAGCCTAAGTGTGGCTGTATTTTAGGAGTGTAGAACATTGGTCTGAGTGTGGCACCGCAGTTGGCTTAAACTTCCGAGCTAAAGCTTCTTGTAAAGGCGGtgcttttttctctttccagGTCAAACGAAAAGTTTGTTTCTTATTTTGCTGAAAAACCTGAAAAGAACAGTGAGGGCAAGTTCCTTATCAGATTGGGTACACGAATGAAACTTAATTTGTTCTGTCCGTTCAGGCTTTACCACTGCGTGAAACTGGTCCCAAGTTCTGCGGttcttgttttgttttctcAGGTGCCTGCTTAAAGTATGATAAACTCCTTGGGCTTCATCTGAAGTTGTTGGAGATTTGCAGATAAACA from Punica granatum isolate Tunisia-2019 chromosome 3, ASM765513v2, whole genome shotgun sequence includes:
- the LOC116199684 gene encoding protein PLASTID TRANSCRIPTIONALLY ACTIVE 16, chloroplastic, with amino-acid sequence MAPTLTSSNSFLLRPTPLSRATALRTPRLTVFANKADDDAPPSGGFSPFGNFNFGKIPDVKSLVPVVSGGRTSPGLSFGNLRRKDPGTVFVAGASGQAGIRIAQKLLREGFSVRAGVPELSAAQELAQLAATYKIISNEESKRLNAVESAFGDAESIAKAIGNASKVVVTIGPTEYGPSAEVNPFDALSVVEGAKLAGVGHVAIIYDGGTGGSTYNVLDGISSFFNNLFARTQTLTFAEFLEKVVEADVSYTLIKTKLTEDYSEESEYAVVVANEGSSNSSANDYKVAKSQIAALVADVFSNTAVAENKVVEVFTDPSASSKPMAELFGAIPEDGRRKAYAEALAKAKAEEEAQLAAEKARVAAEAAKKLEEEVKRLSQQEAVASDLAEEAREKADAAGISMESIFNKAKDFGSGLSLEKFGSQIANAGQKPVEKPEVQIATVRGQAKARNLPALRAVVKKAVPTGSGTVMVGPPAPKPKPKPTLEPTGSRRKEEPKKEVRKVFGGLFQQETIYVDDD
- the LOC116199691 gene encoding uncharacterized protein LOC116199691 encodes the protein MNIHRKDKAKLKQLAATTSSKLSSEAQLGFSQSVDIPRLPSLYFSPSIDIASKQTQPLLSMAPKINDPETDKSFNWPRFLHRQEDSHGDSFNVDHREYRELPAVYFEDQVPKSEDQEPDTRVLLPENDAEKGEGDQSLRHGDDSGSTEVDLELRLGSSPSRGTKKFF
- the LOC116199689 gene encoding tropinone reductase homolog At2g29260, chloroplastic-like isoform X2, with translation MSQIAALHSFRPTVSPSSLHVRSSRHSVRIRSQSASASSSSSTCSRDGDRWSLHGKTALVTGGTRGIGRAIVEELAGFGARVHTCSRSDTELNRCLREWGSEGLAVTGSICDASVRDERLELIETVSSFFGGKLNILINNVGTNIRKPTVEVSHEEFSRLMSTNFESIFHLCQLAHPLLKASGMGSIVFTSSVSGFVSLKSMAVQGATKGAINQFTRSLACEWAKDNIRSNAVAPWYIKTSMVEQVIFLLVIRC